The following nucleotide sequence is from Drosophila simulans strain w501 chromosome 3L, Prin_Dsim_3.1, whole genome shotgun sequence.
CCAATGCAATTCGCAATGCCCTGAGCAGCATTTACTCGTTATCATCGCACAGGTTGTGGCTGCACAGCCACTTGAAATGTATACCCAACAGGGAGTCGAAACTGGGACTCCCGACCATGCCATCCAGCAACCAGGATCCATGACAACCCCTCGAGCACCCAGCTTCCAGTTCCCTATTTTTCCGTCCCCATGGGCGGACGGAAAAAcctgaaatggaaaacaatttcaGCTACGCAAACACGGCGGGAAggccaacacaaaaaaaaattcagaaaaagggaagcacaaaaattaaattgctaagcggaaaagcagaaaaaatgAGGGAACCGAAACTGAAATCACAGCAAAAGTTAAACCGCAGaaataaagtgcaaaatatatatgtatgtgtacaaTTTTGTGTAGTGCTGGGggatttcaaataatttcaGCTCAAGGTGTTTGCCGAGCCATCGAGCGAGgagattagtttaattagtcaacatggcgtatgcgtcaTGTGACGGCAGAGCACCGGAAACGTGCCACATGCGACGGGTGGTGGCACCACCAAAAATGCAATCGAACTTTTCGCGTTTGACTTGCGGTAGTTGGACGGGAAAAGTCCCCGGAAAACCTAAGGTAAATCGTGGTACCTACGCGAAGTCAAGACAGATGCAAATGATAGGTGTTATGGCTCGAGGAAAAGTAGCAACCCCTGAAACTTTCTTAAGTAGTTGGCATAGTTGAGTCGAGCGGCCAGGGAAATTGGCAAGCGTAGCACAAGTCAGTCGACTGATAGTTAATAGTAACAATAATGAGAAAAAGCTCAAGGCAAGCTTAAAGATAACGAAggctatttaatttattacccCAGCCATCTTTCATTTCAGTACGCACAAAAATGATTATAAATGGGCAGTGAAGTGAAATATCTTCGGCAGATTTgctcttttttattatttccctATATTATGTTCAACTTcagtgaacaaaaaattacaaaatctaaaacatacaaaatgttgaaatatttttcactgaattttgttttactttccAGGTGAGTTCAATCTTGTTGAAGATTAAGTGTGTGGAGCCAATCAAATTATGACGAGTTAATAAAGAGGTTTGTTAATAAACTAGAACTATTTAAGATATAcacgaatttaaatatttaaaaataaataagtagatttaattaaaatatttggaaattttcatttgggtGTTTACAGCTATAGgtttaaaatacatttcttgagcttattttgatttgtatGGATTTTATTTCAATACCACCAATATCTAGAAGATCTTTCATCTTTCTATTGACCCAACTCACCAGACTCTCTCTGACCTATAACATCtagtttattgaatttttccTCAATTATGTTGGTTTCTGTGAAAAAAGGTTGCCTTGATTGAATTACCATTGGATTTCAACAAAATATGTGTCGCAGTATGAAAACCTTGCCGAAACATGATAAGCAAGCACAGGCAGAGAAATAAAGAGGCCCTTTTCTTTTCAAGCCGCAATAAATCACCTGCCAACCGCACATCAATTTTAGAAAGCCCCAAATGGGGATGCAAAGTAATCCAAAGCGCAGAACCTTAGTTAACTGCTATATTTCAGCCAATCAATCAAACtggtttcaattatttttgcatacatATTCAGTTTTATagtgtttgtatgtatgtaaggTGTTTGTAGCGAAGAACTTTAAATCTTCCATTTaaagaaaagaacaaaaaaaaaaataaattcttttttaaggcaaatataaaaaataaacgaaataaataacgTGCATTTTGAACTTTACTATAAGCAAAAGTCAACACGTCTTTAATTAGTCtctaaaatacaaaatagactttaaaatcgaaaagtaTTTGCCATGCACATCAGAAATAAAGTTCTTATAATTTAGACTAACAAAAAAGATTGATGTTCTTTTATATGCATTCACATAAGTTCGATATGGAAGAAAAAATAATCGGAAAATTGCCAAAgctttttccttttcaaaaAGTGTTCTGCATTTGTGTGGGTATAAGCGTGTCCTTGTGAGTGTCTGCACTCATGCATAGAAATAAGCCGATAAAACCCTGACAATTGTGTCATGGAGTAGCGTTTTAGTTTTGGGATTGGACTTAATGCCTCTTGACTTCAATTTGCATAGTCGGCTTAGCAACGTTCGTGCAATGATTGAATGACGAATTGATAGAATTCGGCATTTAGCAGTTGACAGCTAAGGAAAAGCATTTTCCGGTCGGAGGAAACGGAAGAAAAGTTAAACCGATGATGGAGATTTCAGTTCAAATTCTGTTTGAGCATGATTTAATTATCGTACCGGTTAAATaagatttttcatttgcttacaATAATGTTCAAAACAATTTGCgcctttttaattataaaaatataaatgctaTGTGTAAATCTCTTAGAATTTAAAAAGCTGAACTTTTAGTAGTTAAATCTCTTGAATGCGATTGTAACATAATATACGTATAAATAGGCTTTTTAAATACCACATATTTTATTCTTCTTTTCTAACAAAGTTTTAAGCCATTCAcaacaaaacttttaaattgttaacatagcgaacattttcatttaaaaactGCCCCTATTGCATTGACTCTGACCTAGACCGCAAGCCGTTTAGATCCCGCAGGACTTCGCATTAATCCAATTAGGGCTGAACATATTTGCTTCTCATTAAAAATGGAATCCTTTTCTTTTGACCGGAATCAAGAGCTTTGACCAATTACCAAGCGTTTTTTCAGTTACGTTCGCacattcgaaataaaaaattatgcagGAAGGTCGAAGATGAAGGCATTGACAGAGCAGCTTAGAAATCTCTTTGTCAGcaacttaaatgaaaattaagcCATCTGCTTTCATTTAGCTTAAGTGCTTATCTTGCGAAGGGACGCAAAGGCAAAGGACACGTTTGCCCACAGGACAATCAATTATGAATGCAACACCGAGCACCATCAGCTTGGCAAAATAGTCTGTAATAAAAGTTAGGTTCATAAGGAGTGCGATGCTTTTGGGCGGCTAATGATGataattatatgttttaagTGACATTGATTTGTCGCCTTCAGGATGGGTCGCAAAATTCCCATGATGTTTAATTCATTAGCCAGCTAATCGGCTTACTCtgataattattataattgctGTCAGTCATCTTATTGTAGCGCCACCCAAGCAGGCTACTCATTCCCAGTTGCCTCTGTGTCATTTCTATGGACCCAAAATAGATTCCCAGTACTATTGACGACCTGAAAGTAATCAGATATTcacacataaaataaattcaaataaaatctatatattttatacgcTCACAATGAACATGAGGGGGATGACCACGCGTTCTATTTGGCTGGAATGTCTTCGGGAAAATGCCATCAATATGCGCCTGGAGCACGAGGATCTGGGACGTCGCATTGCTGTTTCTTTGGCGAGTTCCCAGAAAGCTCTGCTTGATATCGACAACTTGAATCAAGAGCTAACAAAAATGAAGGACACAATCCATAACGCCATTTCCAATGTTTTGGGCTACGAAAATAAGTGTTGTGAATTGCTCTTGgatattttgattaaaatagtCGAGAACAACGACCTGAATGCTGAACTAAATCCCAACATGATCTCCAAGACGTTTCTCGAGTTGGATCCGATTTGCGATAAGCCAGAAGTTGTGAATGACCTTAGTCTTGTAGCGTCTGATTTTAATCAGCAATATCCTCAAGATGTTCCGGATTCTATTGATAAAAACATTACAGAAGACCAGTAACCATTTTAAGTTGGATTGTAGACCGCACCAATTCGATGAGTACCGACTTAATTTAATGCGTTGTCAATTCCACCTCCCACATTTAAAAGGAATAACAAGGTGGTCAGGGCTgcaaatgttttatattttttatcgattcaattaaatttgcatggTGAAATGACAAATTCTCTCTTTcttcagttttcagttgtGGGAAAGTTTCTGAGGCGTTCGAAATGTTAAACCCTGTGAAACGAAAAAACCAAGGATGAccataaaaatagaaaattatgaTCATGCCGTGCATGCCAACATCCGCACAAATTGTTCGCAGAAAAGTCAAGACAaaatcacgtatacgcactgtGACAGGCCACAGCCCGGGTTAAAGACAATCCCAACTGGTAATCCAAGTCGTGTGCGTAGCCAGCATCCATGTTCCTAAACAATTTGTCGGCGATTTGTCGGCAAACTTGAGCCATACACgccacacacatacgcaccgACTGAGCCATATTGcacatacgccccgtgtgACCCACAGAGGAATACAAGAGAGAGTAACGAGGTTAAGTGACCAACCAGCAAAACAACCTGTTGACTCAGCTCTCTGCTCTCTCACTCAAAGCAAACTCACTCAACGGTGGCTTTGTTTTGCTCCGCTCTTTCGCCGGTAATCGGCAATTCGCACTCATTCCACTGCTTTTTCATACTCACTCCGAGTGCTTTTGCCTTGGCGACGGTTCTCCAGCTGCGGTTGAGTTCAGTTGCCGCTTGTCAGTCGCCACGTGCGGTTCGGTTTCGGTTACGGTTGCGGATCCGGATTCCTCAGAAAGTCTGCGCCGCGCTACAAATCCAGTTTACGTCGCATTTTTCGAGTGGGAGTAAGCGTAAGTGACGTTCGCGTGCTCAAAGTCAGTTTGGATGGGGAGAGATGCAGATAAAGATAAAGTTCGATCGGGAATAAAATACGACGGAGATACATTTCAATGGAgttcaatttcaaatgaagctttttaattggcttttgaatttttgaaagACActgcaaaataaatcaatatacaaatttaaaaaatagttactaaaaaaagtatataaattgttttgaatCAATTTACTGTCCACAAATACAACtttaatgtaaaaaaaattaaaacttgtcatatgaaaaacaaaaatgttgtgcTTCTAGTAAAAATTGCtggtatataaatattttgataaagtaaacatattttatttaatatttgtaactgACTGACGTTCTCCGAATCggattttgtttatattctgGTCTCCCCCATTCGGTTTCCATTCAAATTAACTAGTTCTGCAATTCTCACTTTGACTTCTGACATCGGCTGTAATCAAATTTTGCCTTTCATTTACAACTTGTTATAATTCCGGTGCCGTTCGCAACCGGAAACGTGCTCGCCGCCGTTTTGTCTACGCCACAAAACAGCCAAAGCCAGCtgaagaaaatggaaaacatgaaaagaaacaaagccaagagtaaaataaactttgccAGCTAAATATTTCTTTGGCATTTCGGTTGCAGCATTTCTTGCTTATAAAAAAGGGCAAAGGGAACAACatcgaaaaataacaaatgcaTGTGAAGACATTCCGTTCGCAGTGCCATGAAGTGGTTAGAATCTTGGCTTGCACTTgtctaaacaaaatatatacgttATACGTTGTGCATTTATGAATATAATATGTGGAGCATCCTTGGCTGGCTGCCGAAATGACAAAATGATGCATTAAACTAATTGGAAAAACTTTGGGTGTTTTCAGTGAGTGCTCAGCGGAGCTGAAAAGAATCTGAAAGAAGTGATCAAAGGAGTGTGTGTTGTGGACTAGAAGTGATGGAATTTTAAGGCTTTATAAGCGGAAATAAAGTAACATAAATTCTGTGGCTTATGGGGCTAATTAATTACCATAGAATTATGAATATGCCAACTACACAATCGTATTTTCAATCTATACGGAAATTTCTGACTTACTAAtgtgaaatacaaaaaaattgacAGCAACGGAAACGgtttaaaatgataaaataatgTGATCTGTTCACTGAATTCACTGaattaatgcaaattcaaCGCAACGttcaataattattttatatatatataataaaattaccCCGAATAAACTAATATGCACACCACTTGTTTTTCCCACAATTATCTACGTAATTGTCCATGTTAATTTGTCACTAACCTTGCTCAAAGTTTTAGCTTGTTTACACAAGAGTGTCAGAATCGGCCAGACAAGTAAACATGAAAGCGagagcaaatattttaacagaaaattgaAGCAATCAGCAAGCAACGCTTGAGATAGTCCCGAGAAATTCGTGagaaaattaaactttatttatttaagtaaaaaaaaggtCAAGAGACCCAAACAAGCAATGTGTATGTCTGAGTAATGCAGATTGAGCGAAAATTAAGGCAGTTGATAATGTTGTGGGGTGGATTGAAGGGAAATATGGGGAAGCCTAAGAGGTATTAAAACGGAACCGCATTGTTcacataattgaaaaatagaTTTCTCTACACTCTGCTGAGAAATTGTGATTGCTTTCAGCATATTTATGTGCGTAGGGGGAGAACGACAGCGTATTCAGCCAGCTGTCCAAGAAATCTAGGCCGTTTAAATTGCTCCACGTTCTCTACATAGTGTATATATAAGCGTCGACTATATTTAGAATTCTTCTATATATGCAATCTACTTGCCGAATGAGTAATGTTCCAAAAACTTAACTAATTAATACTGATTGGTCGCTTGAACGATCTAAGAAAAAGGGAAAGTTTTAATTTGATCATCGCGGCTTTCCCCATCCAATTAAATGGGCCTTATCATCGTCTGTTTTATAATCTATGCTTGTTTtgcatgaaataaaaaatcccACAGGAAATATAAAGTGCATAGACAATTGACACTAGGAATTCCCCGCTGAACCAGAAAACCGGGAAGCCGAATAAAAAGGaaggcaaaaagcaaagtgaaaacaaatatatatgaatatatacgAATAAGCTGTCttaaagcaaaagccaaacaaaaaagtgaTTTGTTGTCATATGCAAAGCCAAATCTTTTTCGTTGGCTttcattaaacattttttccggattatatgaaataaaagaaaacatattattttaaatgctttaaattaatatataccAGATACGTATACATAAAAATCATGAAGTGAATGAAATTGCTTGCACTTTTATTAAagcaattaaacaatttataaagCGTGAGTAATTGAGCTGAgcttaaattataataaattgttttaaataatttttcataatttaatgcTGTTATCAGAGACGTGaactttattaaaactttGTGTAGTATTGACGCAAGTGAATAAGGAGAGttagtaaattaattttgtaataataataaacattgTATTCCCATAGACTAtcttttatataaaatcaatatattgtttatattcttattagtcacatttttaattacattaaacAGGATCTGAGATTTTCAATTGCATCAAAACAGTGTTAAAGCCAATTAAATGATTGAAAGCAATTATCACGAGAAAATAACGCgtttcaattaagttttttgcaaattaataattgccgaccgaaacaaatttcaatgaCCTGCCACCACATAGGAcacgtttaaaaataataatggaataatgaaatgaaaattaattgatatGATTTAATGAGATGACCAGAAAAGCCAACAGCTCTGGACACAAAGTTGCAGAACAAGCCGGAAAAGCGTGcggaaaaatgtgaaaaaaaaattataaaaataattaagccgCCAGCAGCTAAAACAACAGCAAGCAAGGGCTTGACAAAAACTTAACAACTTTATTCATGCCGGTTCGGACGGTTCGGTCCAGCCGCTTGGTAAGCTTAATTAACACTAGGATTGCGGTTGGAAAGGAGATTTCCGTGGGCAGAATGGCGAGCTGCCGGCGTTAAATGTCAACAATAAGCTCGAGTGGCGGCTGTTGCACTTCCACCCGCGTTTCCGGCCATTTTCCATCCATTTCGCCGCCCAGAAACCATTTCGCAGCCCTTCGTTTTATGAATTTTGAGCAGCTTTCGCCTGCAGATTCTGCGGCAACAAATCTTCAGTGATAGTCACGGAAATCGCTTAAATTGTGCAACCAAAATAAACGGATGGCGCgttgaatttatgcaaaaatgtaaaaagtttGGGGCCGTTCGGAATGCCCAGTCCTTTGgaacttgttgttttttgacTCCGGCCACGAGCTTCATTGCGCATTCAAGTGGCCCCgtttggcaaatgaaaatgaaaataaaaccaagccaaaaacTTGGACACACCGTCCATGCTCAATTGAGtttgtttcggtttcattTCCAGCTAGAGATATTGCCCCCGATtcaatggttttttttttgtttctagtcCTGGTCCCTCGATGATTTGACAAAAGTACTGCATTGGTTTTTTTCGAGGCTCAAATGCCCTTTGCTGGCATAGTTTTCATTACCTCCGCACAAATTTCATAGCCTAATTCGAAGCGCCAATATTGCGTATGCGCCGCGTGTTGCGAGCGTGAAATAAAAGCACGCCAAGCGCGTCCCattaaaaaggcaaataaacaagTCACAGACACAGTGCCACATTGACCATAAGGACACAAATGTCCTTTCAAGTTGTGTTTCTTTCACACGAAACCACACGATAGAAAAACTAAGGAAAACAGGAGAACTTGGTTGCCCTTTCTGTAaagtatatacaaaaaatttactGAATATAAACTGCTAAGAAATGcttttatataaatacttttCCGCACCTAAACTACTATTTATCAATGGAAATACACattaaatactttattttcaatcatgaaaacacacaaatttcTATTCGGTTTATTACCGTTTCCTCTGTTTTTGAACTAATTCCTCAATAAACTCGTCGTGAATAATGAGCAGCACATTAAACGTCCAGTCTGCAACATTAAACAACTCAGTGTTcccaatatatttatttgatccTTTCGAAAGAGCAGTGAAAGAGGAAAGTCAGCGGTAATCAAGCTTCGCATTCCGCTTGAAATGAGCTAATTAAAGGACCATTCGGAATGGCTAACAAATTTTCGGTGTGTGCGAACCCTCCGGATTCGGAACCCTTGACTTGGCTGAGtgattaattttcatatttataataaaacgCTGAAAAGGTTGGACAAACAGAGCAAACagagaaaggaaaaaaacacacgcacacaaacagcaacagaagaAATGAGAAGgctgaaaaaaataacaaaatggcCTGCACAAATGCCAGCAAATGGCTTTACAAGAGGGTCTGGATGAAGGAAAATCTGTTGAAAACATGCTCACTTTTATATGGTTTATATGCTCCATGGATCCCATATGAGCTGCATAATGAGTGGCATTGGGAGTGGGCTGTGGGGTTGTGAGAAAAAGAGGCGTGGGCTGTGCCCAACAAGTATAATTAACATTGAAAGCCGAGCGAGTACGTCAAATGAGAAATGTGCAAACAAGTGTGGTTGGATAGTGGGGGTTGGGGGTAGAAAATGTTTTAGGGGCTTGTCGGATGGGGTAGTGGGTTTTGCCACTCACACTCGAACACGTCTGCTCAATGGCCtttcacgcacacacaccttttgatattaaaattaaaatggcaagGGGACCTTCGAGCCTCGGGCATGATTAAAGTGGGCTACTGATATAGATTTATTCCGGTCGAACTATTAACTTGGGACAAAGCCGCTCATCCTTTTTTCTCACTGCTTAATTGTAGGAAAACCCCAAATCTTATTAAGGCacataattatgtttattgcAACTGTTGCACTGCATTGAACCAGGCTTTTCCATTTGCGGCTTTGTGGACAGTGTGgtttagtttatttacaatttggcACAACTTTTATGGATCGCCATTTCCGAATAGTTGCACATATTTGCATAGTTGCTAGGCATTCAATTAAATCTGTTTTATATTAGCCTGATTAggttgttaattaattttgaactATAATATTAACTGATAAGAGCGGTTATTAAATGTAAACAtgattagtttttgtttgactttcaGATGTAAATGATTGTTGACGTTgacactttaaaaaatattaaatcaaaacaaatgcatatataatttttaattcatcAAAGAGATTACAACCAGTTGGGATATTGTGTAACTTACCAGCAATTTGGCCACAAAACGCGACCCAAATGGCCAGTGTTGCATAACACGAAAGTAGCTTCACTAGaagattaaataaaatatactttatccAGCTACTGGACAATCTGCGGCAGCTTAAAACCCAAAGTAAAtaccaaaaactaaaaacaatatCCGCAGCAGCGCGCGggccaaaaacccaaaaactttttatcAAGCGCTTAGTGGCACATC
It contains:
- the LOC27206296 gene encoding uncharacterized protein LOC27206296, whose product is MNMRGMTTRSIWLECLRENAINMRLEHEDLGRRIAVSLASSQKALLDIDNLNQELTKMKDTIHNAISNVLGYENKCCELLLDILIKIVENNDLNAELNPNMISKTFLELDPICDKPEVVNDLSLVASDFNQQYPQDVPDSIDKNITEDQ